The following are encoded in a window of Mustela nigripes isolate SB6536 chromosome 1, MUSNIG.SB6536, whole genome shotgun sequence genomic DNA:
- the SPRY1 gene encoding protein sprouty homolog 1: MDPQNQHGSGSSLVVIQQPTLDSRQRLDYEREIQPAAILSLDQIKAIRGSNEYTEGPSVVKRPAPRTAPRQEKHERTHEIVPINVNNNYEHRPTSHLGHAGLSNNARGPILSRSTSTGSAASSGSNSSASSEQGLLGRSPPTRPVPGNRSERVIRTQPKQLVVDDLKGSLKEDLTQHKFICEQCGKCKCGECTAPRTLPSCLACNRQCLCSAESMVEYGTCMCLVKGIFYHCSNDDEGDSYSDNPCSCSQSHCCSRYLCMGTMSLFLPCLLCYPPAKGCLKLCRGCYDWIHRPGCRCKNSNTVYCKLESCPSRSQGKPS, encoded by the coding sequence ATGGATCCCCAAAATCAACATGGCAGTGGCAGTTCATTAGTTGTGATCCAGCAGCCTACATTGGATAGCCGTCAGAGGTTAGACTATGAGAGAGAAATTCAACCTGCTGCTATTTTGTCTTTAGACCAGATCAAGGCCATCAGAGGTAGTAACGAATacacagaagggccatctgtggtGAAAAGACCTGCTCCACGAACAGCACCAAGACAAGAAAAACATGAAAGGACTCATGAAATCGTACCAATTAATGTGAATAACAACTATGAGCATAGACCTACAAGCCACCTGGGACATGCAGGACTCTCAAATAATGCCAGAGGCCCCATTTTGAGCAGATCCACCAGCACTGGAAGTGCAGCCAGTTCTGGAAGCAACAGCAGTGCCTCTTCCGAACAGGGACTATTAGGAAGGTCACCGCCAACCAGACCAGTCCCTGGGAATAGGTCTGAAAGGGTAATCCGGACCCAGCCCAAGCAACTGGTTGTGGATGACTTAAAGGGTTCTTTGAAAGAGGACCTGACACAGCACAAGTTTATCTGTGAACAGTGTGGGAAGTGCAAGTGTGGAGAATGCAcagctcccaggaccctgccatccTGTTTGGCCTGCAATCGTCAGTGCCTTTGCTCTGCTGAGAGCATGGTGGAATATGGAACCTGCATGTGCTTAGTCAAGGGCATCTTCTACCACTGCTCCAATGATGATGAAGGGGATTCTTACTCGGATAATCCTTGCTCCTGTTCACAGTCACACTGCTGCTCTAGGTACCTGTGTATGGGAACCATGTCTCTATTTTTACCTTGCTTACTCTGTTATCCTCCTGCTAAAGGATGCCTGAAGCTGTGCAGGGGGTGTTATGACTGGATCCATCGCCCAGGATGCAGATGTAAGAACTCCAACACTGTCTATTGTAAGCTGGAGAGCTGTCCCTCTAGGAGTCAGGGTAAACCATCATGA